A stretch of the Glycine soja cultivar W05 chromosome 13, ASM419377v2, whole genome shotgun sequence genome encodes the following:
- the LOC114382611 gene encoding NADH dehydrogenase (ubiquinone) complex I, assembly factor 6 isoform X2, with amino-acid sequence MNGGSASSNLRAALSHCVQQVRSYDYHHYLCLLELPPSMRKAAFALRALNVETARAMDVASDPRIGLMRLVWWQEAIDKMFANKLIEHPTAQALSSVIAETKLSKIWLKRSVDARINDARREVTDMPKTIGELEKYAEDTVSTMLYLTLQAGGIKSTAADHAASHIGKASGILLLLKSLPYHASHNRHFSYIPTAIASKHGLIVKQGGGEERWVDSREGLCEAVYEMASVANAHLEKARKLTESVPPEALPVLLPAVPAQVLLDSLRKVQFDVFDSKLTRGVLGIPPLWYQLKLKWTSWRRKY; translated from the coding sequence ATGAATGGCGGTTCTGCATCTAGTAACTTAAGGGCAGCTCTCTCCCATTGCGTACAACAAGTGCGAAGTTATGATTATCATCACTATCTTTGCCTTCTCGAGCTGCCTCCGTCTATGCGGAAGGCTGCATTTGCACTCCGTGCCTTGAATGTTGAAACAGCGAGGGCTATGGATGTTGCCTCAGATCCCAGGATCGGCCTTATGCGCCTTGTTTGGTGGCAGGAAGCCATAGACAAAATGTTCGCCAATAAACTGATTGAACACCCAACAGCACAGGCCCTGTCATCTGTGATAGCTGAGACCAAACTCAGCAAGATATGGTTGAAACGATCTGTTGATGCTCGGATCAATGATGCAAGAAGAGAGGTTACTGACATGCCCAAAACTATTGGAGAGTTGGAGAAATATGCCGAGGACACTGTATCAACTATGCTGTACCTAACACTTCAAGCTGGTGGTATCAAGTCTACCGCAGCTGACCATGCAGCCTCACATATTGGCAAGGCTAGTGGCATTCTCTTGCTCCTTAAATCATTGCCCTATCATGCGTCTCACAACCGGCATTTTTCTTACATACCAACTGCAATAGCATCCAAGCATGGGCTAATAGTTAAGCAGGGAGGTGGAGAAGAGAGATGGGTGGATTCTCGCGAAGGCCTTTGTGAAGCAGTTTATGAAATGGCATCAGTAGCCAATGCACACTTAGAGAAGGCCCGGAAGTTAACCGAAAGTGTACCTCCTGAGGCTCTTCCAGTGCTCCTTCCAGCAGTGCCTGCTCAGGTTCTCTTGGATTCCCTAAGAAAGGTCCAATTTGATGTGTTTGACTCAAAGCTAACAAGAGGGGTGCTGGGAATACCTCCTTTGTGGTACCAGCTTAAGCTCAAGTGGACGTCATGGAGAAGGAAATACTAA
- the LOC114382611 gene encoding NADH dehydrogenase (ubiquinone) complex I, assembly factor 6 isoform X1, with protein sequence MGHELDGFYWNYRGRDGPLVHNSVGVVWVLFEEVDAAVEGYLPKHPGEALMNGGSASSNLRAALSHCVQQVRSYDYHHYLCLLELPPSMRKAAFALRALNVETARAMDVASDPRIGLMRLVWWQEAIDKMFANKLIEHPTAQALSSVIAETKLSKIWLKRSVDARINDARREVTDMPKTIGELEKYAEDTVSTMLYLTLQAGGIKSTAADHAASHIGKASGILLLLKSLPYHASHNRHFSYIPTAIASKHGLIVKQGGGEERWVDSREGLCEAVYEMASVANAHLEKARKLTESVPPEALPVLLPAVPAQVLLDSLRKVQFDVFDSKLTRGVLGIPPLWYQLKLKWTSWRRKY encoded by the exons ATGGGTCATGAACTTGATGGGTTTTATTGGAATTACCGGGGCAGAGATGGTCCACTAGTGCACAATAGCGTTGGGGTTGTGTGGGTTCTTTTTGAAGAAGTTGACGCTGCTGTTGAAGGTTATTTGCCCAA GCACCCAGGAGAGGCTTTAATGAATGGCGGTTCTGCATCTAGTAACTTAAGGGCAGCTCTCTCCCATTGCGTACAACAAGTGCGAAGTTATGATTATCATCACTATCTTTGCCTTCTCGAGCTGCCTCCGTCTATGCGGAAGGCTGCATTTGCACTCCGTGCCTTGAATGTTGAAACAGCGAGGGCTATGGATGTTGCCTCAGATCCCAGGATCGGCCTTATGCGCCTTGTTTGGTGGCAGGAAGCCATAGACAAAATGTTCGCCAATAAACTGATTGAACACCCAACAGCACAGGCCCTGTCATCTGTGATAGCTGAGACCAAACTCAGCAAGATATGGTTGAAACGATCTGTTGATGCTCGGATCAATGATGCAAGAAGAGAGGTTACTGACATGCCCAAAACTATTGGAGAGTTGGAGAAATATGCCGAGGACACTGTATCAACTATGCTGTACCTAACACTTCAAGCTGGTGGTATCAAGTCTACCGCAGCTGACCATGCAGCCTCACATATTGGCAAGGCTAGTGGCATTCTCTTGCTCCTTAAATCATTGCCCTATCATGCGTCTCACAACCGGCATTTTTCTTACATACCAACTGCAATAGCATCCAAGCATGGGCTAATAGTTAAGCAGGGAGGTGGAGAAGAGAGATGGGTGGATTCTCGCGAAGGCCTTTGTGAAGCAGTTTATGAAATGGCATCAGTAGCCAATGCACACTTAGAGAAGGCCCGGAAGTTAACCGAAAGTGTACCTCCTGAGGCTCTTCCAGTGCTCCTTCCAGCAGTGCCTGCTCAGGTTCTCTTGGATTCCCTAAGAAAGGTCCAATTTGATGTGTTTGACTCAAAGCTAACAAGAGGGGTGCTGGGAATACCTCCTTTGTGGTACCAGCTTAAGCTCAAGTGGACGTCATGGAGAAGGAAATACTAA